The following are encoded together in the Pseudomonas maumuensis genome:
- a CDS encoding L,D-transpeptidase family protein, which produces MLPRFPAVTRSLTLAALLATGPAVALELPLPPPGEDVVGQVHTIQAKYEDTFADIGTANDLGYLEMIAANPGVDPWLPGAGTEIILPTRYILPPGPREGIVINLAEYRLYYYPKGQNVVHTFPLGIGREGWGSPIANTKITAKTPNPTWTPPASIRAEHAADGDILPTVVPAGPDNPLGPFKFTLGVPGYLIHGSNKKFGIGMRTSHGCFRMLNNNVLTLSKMVPVGTPVRIINEPYKFGISAGKVYLEAHTPLDDHGNPSVVDKHTAVINALLKREDLANNLRMNWDMVRDVVAAEDGMPVEIAVPTNGASAPMVSSIPPELQ; this is translated from the coding sequence ATGTTGCCGCGCTTTCCCGCCGTCACCCGTAGCCTGACCCTGGCCGCCTTGCTGGCGACAGGCCCCGCTGTTGCGCTGGAACTGCCGTTGCCACCCCCCGGTGAGGACGTTGTCGGCCAGGTCCATACTATCCAGGCCAAGTACGAAGACACCTTCGCCGACATCGGTACCGCCAACGATCTCGGCTACCTGGAAATGATCGCTGCCAACCCAGGCGTCGACCCGTGGCTGCCGGGCGCCGGTACCGAGATCATCCTGCCGACCCGCTACATCCTGCCGCCGGGGCCGCGTGAAGGCATCGTCATCAACCTGGCCGAGTACCGTCTCTACTACTACCCGAAAGGGCAGAACGTAGTGCATACCTTCCCGCTGGGTATTGGCCGCGAGGGCTGGGGGTCGCCGATCGCGAACACCAAGATCACCGCCAAGACGCCAAATCCGACCTGGACCCCGCCGGCCTCGATCCGTGCCGAGCACGCCGCCGATGGCGACATCCTGCCGACCGTGGTGCCGGCCGGGCCGGACAACCCGCTGGGTCCGTTCAAGTTCACCCTTGGGGTGCCGGGCTACCTGATCCATGGCTCGAACAAGAAGTTCGGTATCGGCATGCGCACCAGCCACGGCTGCTTCCGCATGCTCAACAACAATGTGCTGACGCTGTCGAAGATGGTCCCGGTGGGTACGCCGGTACGCATCATCAACGAGCCGTACAAGTTCGGTATCAGTGCTGGCAAAGTCTATCTGGAAGCCCACACGCCGCTGGACGACCATGGCAACCCGTCGGTGGTCGACAAGCACACTGCCGTCATCAATGCGCTGCTCAAGCGCGAAGACCTGGCCAACAACTTGCGCATGAACTGGGACATGGTGCGCGATGTGGTCGCTGCCGAAGATGGCATGCCGGTCGAGATCGCCGTACCCACCAATGGCGCAAGCGCGCCGATGGTGTCGAGCATTCCACCGGAGTTGCAGTAA
- the oprI gene encoding outer membrane lipoprotei OprI, whose product MNNVLKFSALALAAVLATGCSSVSKETEARLTATEDAAARAQARADEAYRKADDALAAAQKAQQTADEANERALRMLDKASRK is encoded by the coding sequence ATGAACAACGTTCTGAAATTCTCTGCTCTGGCTCTGGCCGCAGTTCTGGCTACCGGTTGCAGCAGCGTATCCAAAGAAACCGAAGCTCGCCTGACTGCTACCGAAGACGCAGCAGCTCGCGCTCAGGCTCGTGCAGACGAAGCCTACCGCAAAGCTGACGACGCTCTGGCAGCTGCTCAGAAGGCTCAGCAAACTGCTGACGAAGCCAACGAGCGCGCTCTGCGTATGCTGGACAAAGCCAGCCGCAAGTAA
- a CDS encoding GNAT family N-acetyltransferase — MSETLTIHHDQAGHQFETTVDGHRAYLTYMDLGKQTLDIYRTFVPNALRGRGIAAALTEKALEYAEQMGYTVIPSCSYVERYMERQQRHSSKA; from the coding sequence ATGAGCGAAACGCTGACCATCCACCATGACCAGGCCGGTCATCAGTTCGAGACCACCGTGGACGGTCACCGGGCCTACCTGACTTACATGGACCTGGGCAAGCAGACGCTGGACATCTATCGCACCTTCGTTCCCAACGCCCTGCGTGGGCGCGGGATTGCCGCCGCGCTGACCGAAAAGGCCCTGGAGTACGCCGAGCAGATGGGCTATACGGTCATCCCGTCGTGCTCCTATGTCGAGCGCTACATGGAGCGCCAGCAGCGTCATTCGAGCAAGGCCTGA
- a CDS encoding 3-deoxy-7-phosphoheptulonate synthase: MADLPIDDLNVASNETLITPDQLKKEIPLSAKALQTVTAGREVVRNILDGKDHRLFVVVGPCSIHDIKAAHEYAERLKVLAEEVSDTLYLVMRVYFEKPRTTVGWKGLINDPYLDDSFKIQDGLHIGRQLLLDLAEKGLPTATEALDPISPQYLQDLISWSAIGARTTESQTHREMASGLSSAVGFKNGTDGGLTVAINALQSVSKPHRFLGINQEGGVSIVTTKGNAYGHVVLRGGNGKPNYDSVSVALCEQDLAKAKIKPNIMVDCSHANSNKDPALQPLVMENVANQILEGNQSIIGLMVESHLNWGCQAIPKNLDELQYGVSVTDACIDWAATEKTLRSMHAKLKDVLPKRQRG; the protein is encoded by the coding sequence ATGGCTGATTTACCGATCGATGACCTTAACGTTGCCTCCAACGAGACCTTGATCACCCCCGATCAGCTCAAGAAGGAAATCCCCCTCAGCGCCAAGGCCCTGCAGACCGTGACTGCCGGCCGTGAAGTGGTGCGCAATATCCTCGACGGCAAGGACCATCGCCTGTTCGTGGTGGTCGGCCCGTGCTCGATCCACGACATCAAGGCTGCCCACGAGTACGCCGAGCGCCTGAAGGTACTGGCCGAGGAAGTTTCCGACACCCTGTACTTGGTCATGCGCGTGTACTTCGAGAAGCCGCGCACTACCGTCGGCTGGAAAGGCCTGATCAACGACCCGTACCTGGATGACTCGTTCAAGATCCAGGACGGCCTGCACATCGGCCGCCAGCTGCTGCTGGACCTGGCCGAGAAAGGCCTGCCCACCGCCACCGAAGCGCTTGACCCGATCTCCCCGCAATACCTGCAGGACCTGATCAGCTGGTCGGCCATCGGCGCGCGCACCACCGAATCCCAGACCCACCGCGAGATGGCCTCCGGCCTGTCCTCGGCGGTCGGCTTCAAGAACGGTACCGATGGCGGCCTGACCGTGGCGATCAACGCCCTGCAGTCGGTGTCCAAGCCGCACCGCTTCCTGGGCATCAACCAGGAAGGTGGCGTGTCCATCGTCACCACCAAGGGCAACGCCTACGGCCACGTGGTACTGCGCGGCGGCAACGGCAAGCCCAACTATGACTCGGTGAGCGTCGCCCTGTGCGAACAGGACCTGGCCAAGGCGAAGATCAAGCCGAACATCATGGTCGACTGCAGCCACGCCAACTCCAACAAAGACCCGGCCCTGCAGCCTTTGGTCATGGAGAACGTGGCCAACCAGATCCTCGAAGGCAACCAGTCGATCATCGGCCTGATGGTCGAGAGCCACCTGAACTGGGGCTGCCAGGCCATTCCGAAGAACCTCGACGAGCTGCAGTACGGCGTGTCGGTCACCGACGCCTGCATCGACTGGGCCGCCACCGAGAAGACCCTGCGCAGCATGCACGCCAAGCTCAAGGACGTGCTGCCCAAGCGTCAACGCGGCTGA
- a CDS encoding putative 2-dehydropantoate 2-reductase gives MASLDPQVGNPRIGIIGSGAIGGFYGLMLARAGFDVHFLLRSEYQVVHEQGLQLDSAVHGLVRMPVQAYASAADMPPCDWLLVGAKATSNAELAPLIVQAAAPQARVVLLQNGLGVEEQLRPALRPDMHLLGGLCFICVNRERPGVIRHQSLGAVNLGYHSGPAQGDAAAVVEEGAELFRAAGIDSQAMADLDQARWQKLVWNVPYNGLSVLLQASTTPLMGDADSRALIQALMAEVVAGARACGLELPQGYAEHLFRVTEKMPDYWPSMYHDHVLQRPLELQAIYAEPLARARAAGCELPRMEALYQALAFIDRRNRQA, from the coding sequence ATGGCGTCCCTCGACCCTCAGGTTGGCAATCCCCGCATAGGCATCATCGGCAGCGGCGCAATCGGTGGCTTCTATGGCCTGATGCTGGCCCGCGCCGGTTTCGACGTGCATTTTCTGCTGCGCAGTGAATACCAGGTCGTGCATGAGCAGGGGTTGCAGCTCGACAGCGCCGTGCATGGCCTGGTGCGCATGCCCGTGCAGGCCTACGCCTCTGCCGCCGACATGCCACCTTGCGACTGGCTGCTGGTGGGGGCCAAGGCAACCAGTAATGCCGAGCTGGCGCCCTTGATCGTGCAAGCCGCGGCGCCGCAGGCCAGGGTGGTGCTGCTGCAGAACGGCCTTGGGGTCGAGGAGCAGCTGCGCCCGGCCTTGCGCCCGGACATGCACCTGCTGGGCGGGCTGTGCTTCATCTGCGTCAACCGCGAGCGCCCCGGGGTGATCCGCCACCAATCGTTGGGCGCGGTGAACCTGGGCTATCACAGTGGCCCGGCACAGGGTGACGCTGCGGCAGTAGTGGAGGAGGGCGCCGAGCTGTTCCGGGCTGCGGGCATCGACTCCCAGGCCATGGCCGATCTCGACCAGGCACGTTGGCAGAAACTGGTGTGGAACGTGCCCTACAACGGCCTTTCGGTGCTGCTGCAGGCCAGCACCACTCCTTTGATGGGCGATGCCGACAGCCGGGCGCTGATCCAGGCATTGATGGCGGAGGTGGTGGCGGGTGCCAGGGCCTGCGGCCTCGAGTTGCCGCAAGGCTATGCCGAGCACCTGTTCCGGGTGACCGAGAAGATGCCGGACTACTGGCCGAGCATGTACCACGATCATGTCCTGCAGCGGCCGCTGGAACTGCAGGCGATCTACGCCGAACCCTTGGCCCGTGCGCGTGCGGCTGGCTGCGAACTGCCGCGCATGGAGGCGCTATATCAGGCCCTGGCGTTCATCGATCGGCGTAACCGGCAAGCCTGA
- a CDS encoding universal stress protein — MIRSMLFATDLGVYAPFVMQHALALARTFNAELYVIHAVEPMGQFAESLLQSYLDEQTLDTLHGEGINTVMANIEQRVLENFRDEMTEPADLALIRAVRVRQGDPAQVILEQAQRLSVDLLIFGSHSAGAGVDVPIGRTAVRLLQLSTVPVYMVPLAHHLGRRKS; from the coding sequence ATGATCCGTTCCATGCTGTTTGCTACAGACCTCGGTGTGTATGCGCCCTTCGTCATGCAGCACGCCTTGGCCTTGGCGCGGACCTTCAACGCAGAGCTGTATGTGATTCATGCCGTGGAGCCCATGGGGCAGTTCGCCGAATCCTTGCTGCAAAGCTATCTGGATGAGCAGACCCTCGACACGTTGCACGGCGAGGGTATCAACACGGTCATGGCCAATATCGAGCAGCGGGTGCTGGAAAACTTTCGTGACGAGATGACCGAGCCGGCTGACCTGGCACTGATCCGCGCGGTGCGGGTTCGCCAGGGCGACCCGGCCCAGGTGATCCTCGAGCAGGCCCAGCGGTTGTCGGTCGACTTGCTGATCTTCGGCAGCCATAGCGCCGGGGCGGGGGTGGATGTACCGATCGGTCGCACGGCGGTTCGGCTGCTGCAACTATCAACGGTGCCGGTGTACATGGTGCCGTTGGCTCACCATCTCGGGCGTAGGAAATCGTGA
- the cysB gene encoding HTH-type transcriptional regulator CysB — protein sequence MKLQQLRYIWEVAHHDLNVSATAQSLYTSQPGISKQIRLLEDELGVEVFARSGKHLTRVTPAGERIINTAGEILRKVESIKQIAQEFSNEKKGTLSIATTHTQARYALPPVISNFIKQYPEVALHMHQGSPMQIAEMAADGTVDFAIATEALELFGDLIMMPCYKWNRCVVVPQGHPLTKLPKLTLEAVAEYPIVTYVFGFTGRSKLDEAFNHRGLTPKVVFTAADADVIKTYVRLGLGVGIVAKMAVDPKLDSDLVCLDASELFEASITKIGFRRGTFLRGFMCDFIEKFAPHLTREVMAKAIQCHNKQELEELFEGVELPVH from the coding sequence ATGAAGCTTCAGCAACTGCGCTACATCTGGGAAGTGGCGCACCATGACCTCAACGTTTCCGCGACGGCGCAGAGCCTGTATACCTCCCAGCCCGGGATCAGCAAGCAGATCCGCCTGCTCGAGGACGAACTGGGTGTTGAAGTCTTCGCCCGCAGCGGCAAGCACTTGACCCGCGTCACCCCGGCGGGCGAGCGCATCATCAATACCGCCGGCGAGATCCTGCGCAAGGTCGAAAGCATCAAGCAAATCGCCCAGGAGTTCTCCAACGAGAAGAAGGGCACCCTGTCGATCGCCACCACCCACACCCAGGCGCGCTATGCGCTGCCGCCGGTGATCAGCAATTTCATCAAGCAGTACCCGGAAGTCGCTCTGCACATGCACCAGGGCTCGCCCATGCAGATCGCCGAGATGGCGGCTGACGGCACCGTCGATTTCGCCATCGCCACTGAAGCGCTGGAGCTGTTCGGCGACCTGATCATGATGCCGTGCTACAAGTGGAACCGCTGCGTCGTGGTGCCTCAGGGGCACCCGCTGACCAAGCTGCCGAAGCTGACCCTGGAGGCAGTGGCCGAGTACCCGATCGTCACCTACGTATTCGGCTTCACTGGCCGTTCCAAGCTCGACGAGGCGTTCAACCACCGTGGCCTGACGCCGAAGGTGGTGTTCACCGCGGCCGACGCCGACGTGATCAAGACGTATGTACGCCTGGGCCTGGGCGTGGGTATTGTGGCCAAGATGGCGGTGGACCCGAAACTCGACAGCGACCTGGTGTGCCTGGATGCCAGCGAACTGTTCGAAGCCAGCATCACCAAGATCGGCTTCCGTCGCGGTACCTTCCTGCGTGGTTTCATGTGCGACTTCATCGAGAAGTTCGCGCCGCACCTGACCCGTGAGGTGATGGCCAAGGCGATCCAGTGTCATAACAAGCAGGAGCTCGAAGAACTGTTCGAAGGTGTCGAGCTGCCGGTGCATTGA
- a CDS encoding phosphoadenylyl-sulfate reductase, giving the protein MSQSFDVAALAATYASKSPQEILKLAFEHFGDDLWISFSGAEDVVLVDMAWKLNKQVKVFSLDTGRLHPETYRFIDQVREQYNLPIEILSPDRDKLDPFVKEKGLFSFYKDGHGECCGIRKIEPLRRKLATVSAWATGQRRDQSPGTRSQVAALEIDSAFSTPERTLYKFNPLAQMTSEEVWGYIRMLELPYNSLHERGFISIGCEPCTRPVLPNQHEREGRWWWEESTQKECGLHAGNLIGKA; this is encoded by the coding sequence ATGAGCCAATCGTTCGACGTCGCCGCCCTGGCCGCGACCTATGCCAGCAAGTCCCCGCAGGAGATCCTCAAGCTCGCCTTCGAACACTTCGGCGACGATCTGTGGATCTCCTTCAGTGGCGCCGAAGATGTGGTGCTGGTGGACATGGCCTGGAAACTGAACAAGCAGGTCAAGGTGTTCAGCCTCGACACCGGACGCCTGCATCCGGAGACCTACCGCTTCATCGACCAGGTGCGCGAGCAGTACAACCTGCCGATCGAGATCCTCAGCCCGGATCGCGACAAGCTCGACCCGTTCGTCAAGGAAAAGGGCCTGTTCAGCTTCTACAAGGACGGCCATGGCGAATGCTGCGGCATCCGCAAGATCGAGCCACTGCGCCGCAAGCTGGCCACTGTCAGCGCCTGGGCCACTGGCCAGCGCCGCGACCAGAGCCCGGGCACTCGCAGCCAGGTCGCGGCCCTGGAGATCGACAGCGCCTTCTCCACCCCCGAGCGCACTCTGTACAAGTTCAATCCGCTGGCGCAGATGACCAGCGAGGAAGTCTGGGGCTACATCCGCATGCTCGAGCTACCCTACAACAGCCTGCACGAGCGCGGCTTCATCAGCATCGGCTGCGAGCCATGCACCCGCCCGGTGCTGCCGAACCAGCATGAGCGCGAAGGACGTTGGTGGTGGGAAGAGTCGACCCAGAAGGAATGCGGGCTGCACGCCGGCAATCTGATCGGCAAGGCTTGA
- the pabB gene encoding aminodeoxychorismate synthase component I has protein sequence MPTCTLHLLPYQPDPAFYFERLRCAPGAILLDSARPSAERGRYDLLSAWPLQQLQVRSDEEGQAYLQRLRQALADLGEARLPEGIELPFAGGLIGYLSYDFGRRLEQLPALATDDLGLPDARLGLYAWALVTDHRQGSSQLVFHPRLPEEERQRLIALFEAGPPGDSGDFHLLAPMTGDLRPEQYRAAFDQVQRYIQAGDCYQINLTQRFRAPCQGDPWHAYQALRAACPTPFSGYQQLDEGTALLSFSPERFIRVSQGEVETRPIKGTRPRSADPHEDASNAAELLASAKDRSENLMIVDLLRNDIGRTCQTGSVKVPELFSLESYPNVHHLVSSVVGHLAAGKDALDLIAGSFPGGSITGAPKIRAMQIIDELEPTRRALYCGSLLYLDVRGEMDSSIAIRSLLVKDGQVCCWGGGAVVADSDWQAEYEESIAKVRVLMETLQAL, from the coding sequence ATGCCGACCTGTACGCTGCACCTCCTGCCCTATCAGCCTGACCCCGCCTTCTACTTCGAACGCCTGCGCTGCGCGCCCGGCGCGATCCTGCTCGACAGCGCCCGCCCAAGTGCCGAACGCGGTCGCTACGATCTGCTCAGCGCCTGGCCCCTGCAACAGCTGCAGGTACGCAGCGATGAAGAAGGCCAGGCTTACCTGCAACGCCTGCGCCAGGCACTGGCGGACCTTGGGGAAGCCCGGCTGCCCGAGGGCATCGAGCTGCCGTTTGCCGGCGGCCTGATCGGCTACCTGAGCTACGACTTCGGCCGGCGCCTGGAGCAGTTGCCCGCCTTGGCGACCGACGACCTCGGGCTGCCTGATGCGCGGCTCGGACTGTATGCGTGGGCATTGGTGACCGACCATCGACAGGGCAGCAGCCAACTGGTGTTCCACCCGCGCCTGCCCGAGGAAGAGCGGCAACGGCTCATCGCGCTGTTCGAGGCCGGCCCCCCGGGCGATAGCGGTGACTTCCACCTGCTAGCGCCCATGACCGGCGATCTTCGCCCCGAGCAGTACCGGGCAGCGTTCGACCAGGTCCAGCGCTACATCCAGGCTGGCGACTGCTATCAGATCAACCTTACCCAACGCTTCCGCGCCCCCTGCCAGGGCGACCCGTGGCACGCCTACCAAGCCCTGCGCGCCGCCTGCCCAACGCCTTTCTCCGGCTACCAGCAGCTGGATGAAGGCACGGCGCTGCTGAGCTTCTCACCCGAGCGCTTCATCCGTGTCAGCCAGGGCGAAGTCGAAACCCGCCCGATCAAGGGCACCCGGCCACGCTCGGCCGACCCGCACGAGGACGCCAGCAACGCTGCCGAGTTGCTGGCCAGTGCCAAGGACCGCTCGGAGAACCTGATGATCGTCGACTTGCTGCGCAACGACATCGGCCGCACCTGTCAGACCGGTTCGGTAAAGGTGCCGGAGCTGTTCAGCCTGGAAAGCTACCCCAATGTCCACCACCTGGTCAGCAGCGTGGTCGGCCACCTGGCCGCAGGCAAGGATGCCCTGGACCTGATCGCCGGCAGTTTCCCCGGCGGCTCGATCACCGGCGCCCCGAAGATCCGCGCCATGCAGATCATCGACGAGCTGGAGCCGACGCGCCGGGCACTGTACTGCGGCTCGCTGCTGTACCTCGACGTGCGCGGCGAAATGGACAGCTCGATCGCCATTCGCAGCCTGCTGGTCAAGGACGGTCAGGTCTGTTGCTGGGGCGGCGGCGCAGTGGTGGCCGATTCGGATTGGCAGGCTGAATACGAAGAGTCGATCGCCAAAGTGCGCGTGCTGATGGAAACGCTGCAAGCCTTGTAG
- a CDS encoding alpha-L-glutamate ligase-like protein, producing the protein MFGLIKTWKALEARGIMGINRRNADYVLKYNKRHLYPIVDDKIITKERALAAGIHVPEMYGIIETEKQIDKLDEIIGGRSDFVIKPAQGAGGDGILVIADRFEDRYRTVSGKIISHEEIEHQISSILTGLYSLGGHRDRALIEYRVTPDQIFKSISYEGVPDIRIIVLMGYPVMAMLRLPTRQSGGKANLHQGAIGVGVDLATGLTLRGTWLNKIISKHPDTTNAVDGVQLPNWDGFMKLAASCYELCGLGYIGVDMVLDQDKGPLILELNARPGLNIQIANDCGLTQRTHAIEAHLEMLAKEGRSEDAEQRVKVSQGLFGHVHPQ; encoded by the coding sequence ATGTTTGGCCTGATCAAGACGTGGAAAGCCCTGGAGGCCCGGGGCATCATGGGTATCAACCGGCGCAACGCGGACTACGTGTTGAAGTACAACAAGCGCCACCTGTACCCGATCGTCGACGACAAGATCATCACCAAGGAGCGCGCCCTGGCGGCCGGCATCCATGTGCCGGAGATGTACGGCATCATCGAGACCGAGAAGCAGATCGACAAACTCGACGAGATCATCGGTGGGCGCAGCGACTTCGTCATCAAGCCGGCCCAGGGCGCCGGTGGTGACGGCATCCTGGTGATCGCCGACCGCTTCGAGGACCGCTACCGCACGGTTTCGGGCAAGATCATCAGCCACGAGGAGATCGAACACCAGATCTCCAGCATCCTTACCGGCCTGTATTCGCTGGGCGGGCACCGCGACCGTGCGCTGATCGAGTACCGGGTCACTCCGGACCAGATTTTCAAGAGCATCAGCTACGAGGGCGTGCCCGACATCCGCATCATCGTGCTGATGGGCTACCCGGTGATGGCCATGCTGCGCTTGCCGACCCGCCAGTCCGGCGGCAAGGCCAACCTGCACCAGGGCGCCATCGGCGTCGGTGTAGACCTGGCCACCGGCCTGACGCTGCGCGGCACCTGGCTGAACAAGATCATCAGCAAGCACCCCGACACCACTAACGCGGTCGACGGCGTGCAACTGCCGAACTGGGACGGCTTCATGAAGCTTGCCGCCAGCTGCTACGAGCTGTGCGGCCTGGGCTATATCGGCGTGGACATGGTGCTGGACCAGGACAAGGGCCCGTTGATCCTCGAACTCAACGCCCGCCCCGGCCTGAACATCCAGATCGCCAACGACTGCGGGCTCACGCAACGCACCCACGCCATCGAGGCGCACCTGGAGATGCTGGCCAAGGAAGGTCGCAGCGAGGATGCCGAGCAACGCGTGAAGGTCTCGCAGGGCCTGTTCGGACACGTGCATCCGCAGTAA
- a CDS encoding inactive transglutaminase family protein, protein MRSLTLHLKVLITVLVVLGIAITAYQIFALGIPVTEDETDDLWNIDAKVEFVASAKDPVKVQMFVPPLNRDYVSLNESFISNNYGVSVNRADGNRKVTWSARRASGNQTLYYRLVLTKRYSTEKAKIKGPTFRDSLAVEGPEKIAAEALMAPIRQHSADVETFVSETIKRVNNANDDNAKLLLAGDNSPLKKAQVIDLLLSIAHVPLEKVHTIRLVADTPQSPELWLRSFNGNDWLYFNPETGEQGLPSDRLLWWTGDDNLITVDGGKKASVTFSMNNSEMNAIRLAKLTDENTDADFLEYSLYGLPLQTQQTFMIMVMIPIGVLVILVLRNLIGIQTLGTFTPVLIALAFRETQLGFGIILFTVITALGLSLRSYLEHLKLQMLPRLSVVLTFVVVLIAAISLFSHKLGLERGLSVALFPMVILTMTIERLSITWEERGGGHAMKVAVGTLFAASIAHLLMTVPEAVYFVFTFPAVLLILVGFMLAMGRYRGYRLTELVRFKAFLKKADA, encoded by the coding sequence ATGCGCTCTCTTACCCTCCACCTGAAAGTCCTGATCACCGTCCTGGTGGTGCTGGGCATCGCGATCACGGCCTACCAGATCTTCGCCCTCGGCATCCCGGTGACCGAGGACGAGACCGATGACCTGTGGAACATCGACGCCAAGGTCGAGTTCGTCGCCAGCGCCAAGGACCCGGTCAAGGTGCAGATGTTCGTGCCCCCGCTGAACCGTGACTACGTGAGCCTCAACGAGAGCTTCATCTCCAACAACTACGGGGTCAGCGTCAACCGCGCCGACGGCAACCGCAAGGTGACCTGGTCGGCCCGTCGCGCCAGCGGCAACCAGACCCTCTACTACCGCCTGGTGCTGACCAAGCGCTACAGCACCGAGAAGGCCAAGATCAAGGGCCCGACCTTCCGCGACAGCCTGGCGGTCGAAGGCCCCGAGAAGATCGCCGCCGAAGCACTGATGGCACCGATCCGCCAGCACTCGGCCGACGTCGAGACCTTCGTCAGCGAGACCATCAAGCGGGTCAACAACGCCAACGACGACAACGCCAAGCTGCTGCTGGCCGGCGACAACTCGCCACTCAAGAAAGCCCAGGTCATCGACCTGCTGCTGTCCATCGCCCACGTCCCGCTGGAGAAGGTCCACACCATCCGTCTGGTGGCCGACACCCCGCAAAGCCCTGAGTTGTGGCTGCGCAGCTTCAACGGCAACGACTGGCTGTACTTCAACCCGGAGACCGGCGAGCAAGGCCTGCCCAGCGACCGCCTGCTGTGGTGGACCGGCGACGACAACCTGATCACCGTCGATGGCGGCAAGAAGGCCAGCGTTACCTTCAGCATGAACAACAGCGAGATGAACGCCATCCGCCTGGCCAAGCTGACCGACGAGAACACCGACGCCGACTTCCTTGAATACTCGCTGTACGGCCTGCCGCTGCAGACCCAGCAGACCTTCATGATCATGGTGATGATCCCGATCGGCGTGCTGGTGATCCTGGTGCTGCGCAACCTGATCGGCATCCAGACCCTCGGCACCTTCACCCCGGTGCTGATCGCCCTGGCCTTCCGCGAGACGCAACTGGGCTTCGGCATCATCCTGTTCACGGTGATCACCGCCCTGGGCCTGTCGCTGCGCTCGTACCTGGAACACCTCAAGCTGCAGATGCTGCCGCGCCTGTCGGTGGTGCTGACCTTCGTCGTGGTGCTGATCGCCGCCATCAGCCTGTTCAGCCACAAGCTGGGCCTGGAGCGCGGGCTGTCGGTGGCGCTGTTCCCGATGGTGATCCTGACCATGACCATCGAACGCCTGTCGATCACCTGGGAAGAGCGCGGCGGCGGCCATGCCATGAAAGTGGCCGTCGGCACCCTGTTCGCCGCCTCCATCGCGCACCTGCTGATGACCGTGCCGGAAGCCGTTTACTTCGTCTTCACCTTCCCGGCGGTGCTGCTGATCCTGGTGGGCTTCATGCTGGCGATGGGTCGCTACCGCGGCTACCGCCTGACCGAGCTCGTGCGCTTCAAGGCATTCCTGAAGAAGGCTGACGCCTGA
- a CDS encoding ATP-dependent zinc protease family protein yields MRLKPASLLLCLTLLPALAPAAEKTVYGLNEYARLGDLDLEVAAKLDTGAKTASLSARDIKRFKRNGESWVRFYLAIDAAHKHPIERPLARVSKIKRRAGDYDADSGKAYTARPVIELDICMGQTRRTIEVNLTDRSAFQFPLLIGSEALKHFGALVDPSLKYAAGKPACATEATKAE; encoded by the coding sequence ATGAGACTCAAACCCGCTTCATTGCTGCTCTGCCTGACCCTGCTGCCGGCACTCGCGCCCGCGGCCGAAAAGACCGTGTACGGTCTCAACGAATACGCCCGCCTGGGCGACCTTGATCTGGAAGTGGCAGCCAAGCTCGATACCGGCGCCAAGACCGCCTCGCTCAGCGCCCGCGACATCAAGCGCTTCAAGCGCAACGGCGAGAGCTGGGTGCGCTTCTACCTGGCCATCGACGCCGCGCACAAGCACCCCATCGAACGCCCCCTGGCCCGCGTCAGCAAGATCAAGCGCCGCGCCGGGGACTATGACGCCGACTCGGGCAAGGCCTACACTGCCCGTCCGGTCATCGAACTCGACATCTGCATGGGCCAGACGCGACGCACCATCGAGGTCAACCTCACCGACCGCAGCGCCTTCCAGTTCCCGCTGCTGATCGGTTCCGAGGCCCTCAAGCACTTCGGTGCGCTGGTCGACCCAAGCCTTAAATACGCGGCCGGCAAACCTGCCTGTGCCACCGAAGCTACCAAAGCAGAGTAA